Part of the Choloepus didactylus isolate mChoDid1 chromosome 10, mChoDid1.pri, whole genome shotgun sequence genome is shown below.
atcctacgttgccagggggatttacacccctgggagtcaggacccacataagggggaggtcagtgatttcaccagccaagttggcttagctagagagagagggccacatctgagcaacaaagaggcactcaggggtgattcttaagcacaattataagcaggtttagcctctcctttgcagtaaggagcttagtaagggcaagtcccaagatagaggtcTCAGCATACCAACCCACAATGACTCTTTTAAAATGGTGTCAACTTAAGAGAAATAACACTGTCCTTTTCTATTCCCTTCTTTTCAGTACTATAGACAATGATTCCACTTGTTCCCATGCTGCAGGTGTGTTTTGTACATTTGTATAAAATAATTGAATTCTTCACAATTTCAAAAGAGTTATGGCAAGTGCCATAATAATTATCTACTTCAAGTTGCAGTTTTTCTTGTTCATCAGTAATGTTGCATTTTGCTCACCCATGGAAATTTTTGATGTGGTCTTCCCAGTGCTGAGGCATGTCTACTTGGGCCTGACTTCAGGACATGGCTGAATAAGGTTGTGGTATGTGTGTGAGTAGAAGAGAGAGCATGAGTGAGCAAAATCAAAATGTTTGTCCACATGGTTCTAGCTATTTGAGAGCCGATGTGACCACTTGAATGAAGCTTATGGGCTCTGAGACTCAAGGATTTAGTGGTCAAAATAAAGGTGATTAGCAGGTCATATATTAAGAATAAAGGATTATTTTCACCCAGGTGTCACAGATCACTGTAACCTCTCTCCATTAGGCATAGTCAATTCTAATTTCCATGTTTTGACCATTTTTACACAGGTAGCATTCCTAAATTTGCCCTTTCCACAGGGTTTAATCTAGAAGAttactgctgttttttttttttttttttttgagatacatttaatttaaattgtGTTAACAACTTATTTCTAATTGCTTCTGAGGGACTTTATCCCAGAAGTAGTATAAAGTTTCTAAATGCTATCCAATCCACATCATGAACTTTAAAACACTTTTGGGATTAGAAGCAACCTCAAAACAGCAAAGATTTTAAGTTGCTTTGGTGCTCAATTGGCTGGTCCTTTAAAGGATCCCTTTACAGTGAAGACACTGGGAAGAGGCCCAAATTCTATTTTAGTAAGAGTTGTTTCTATTCTGCCACTAATAAACTGGTTTTTATAATAACAATTGCAGCAACTTGTTTATAGAGAGAACCAGGATGGGGATAGTTCATTTATTTACCTCACTGAAACTGTGATGGGATTTATGAGACTAGCAATGAAAATAGGGCTTCTGTTTCTgtcattttaatatataaatgtcCTACAGTCTGGTGAGTTGGGGTacaaacaaagcaaaattctAGTGCTTAAGAATTTTTTCTGGCTTACTCCTCGACTCATGCCTGTCTCTGAGTGTGCGATGGGGGAGGAACAGCAGAGCACCTGTTATAGCAGAGGAAGTGATTTATTTGCAGGGAGAAGATGATATATAATTTCTCATGCCTAGAAGTAAAGGTGGGAAatcccctgttctagtttgctaatgctgcagaatgcaaaacatcagagctggataggcttttataaaatgagggtttatttcactacacagttacagtcttaaggccacaaaacgtccaaggtaacacatcagtaatcgggtaccttcactggagatggccaatggcgtctggaaaacctctgttagctgggaaggcacgtggctggtgtctgctccaaagttctggtttcaaaatggctttctcccaggacgttcctctctagcaagcttgcttctctttaaaacgtcactcacagctgcaccccctcagtctctgtgagtcagcatgttttatatggctccactgatcaaggcccaccctgaatgggtggggtcacacctccgtgGGAGtaacccaccaaagtcaccacccacagctgggtggggcacatctccatgcaaacaacctaattcaaacgttccagcttaatccccactattctgtccgccccacaagtttgcatcaaagaatatggctttttctgggggacataatacagtcaaaccggCACATCCCCTGATACTGAAATTTCTGTTTATACATCTATTTATGATTTGCCTCCAGATGGAGACCTGCGTTAGAGTTTTCCTGAGACCAACCTGTTTCACACTATGTGTATCAGGCAGGACATAAGGTCACCTAGCATCACCTCCTAATCTGTACTTTAAGGGACAAAAATGGATTATTTactctaaaaatgttttttcttttttcattttatggatatttCTAAGGACAGCAGTTAATAGTTTGTGATATTGCAGGTATACATTTTCCCAGACGGAACTAcctcaaattcattttttctcaaaatgtaccatttcagtttgttttttgGATAACTTATTTCTTACGAATCACAGGTTTATATACCTTTGAGGCACGAGTTTCCTATGCCTCTCTGAGGACTATTCACACTTTGGATGCTGAAGAGCAATGATTTTTGTTATGGATGACAAATTAatcatagagacaaaaattagTTATAATGTATACAGTGTTTAAAACTGTTGAACCTCTGTTgatcaataatattttatatgtttgttttcctgGTTGTTTGATCAAAATATGTGGTGACCTTGCATTCAAAATAATTTCCAATTCACAAAGAAATGAGATTGTAATTGCAAACCACTTGCATTTGTTCTGTATCTAGTTTctaaaaatgacatattttaaagcTAAATCCACTTTCAAAAGGTTTGAAAGTCTAATTGATCATTGCTTAGAGATTCCTGTCATATTTTTGTGCTGTGTATCCATGTATATGTCAACATTACCCCTAAGGACAGCCACTTAGGATGCCAACATCTCTTACAGACACTGCAGGAACAGATCCACATGTATCCCGTGTCTACAGAACTCTCACTGTTGAAAGAAACCTTTACGATGGAGAAGACCAATCAATCGTCTGCGACGGAGTTTGTTCTGGGGCTGTCTGGTCACCCAGAGCTGGAGGCCATCTACTTTGCGCTGGTTCTGTGCATGTACCTCGTGATCCTGCTGGGAAACGGGGTCATCATCATTGTAAGTGTCTACGACTCCCACctgcacacccccatgtactttttcctcagtAATTTATCATTCTTAGACATTTGCTACACCAGTTCATCTATCCCCCTGTTTCTCAGCAGCTTCTTAACATCAAAGAAAACCATTTCCTTCTCTGGGTGTGGAGTGCAAATGTTTCTGTGCTTGGCAATGGGGGCGACGGAGTGTGTGCTGCTCTGCATGATGGCGTtcgaccgctatgtggccatctgcaaccTTCTGAGATACCCCATCGTCATGAGCAGGGTTTCCTATGTGCCCATGGCTGCTGGGTCCTGGATTGCTGGGGCTGTCAACTCTGCAGTGCAGACCTCCCTTGCAATGCGACTTCCTTTTTGTGGGGATAATGTCATTAATCATTTCACTTGTGAAGTCCTGGCAGTCTTAAAACTGG
Proteins encoded:
- the LOC119545365 gene encoding olfactory receptor 13C7-like, giving the protein MEKTNQSSATEFVLGLSGHPELEAIYFALVLCMYLVILLGNGVIIIVSVYDSHLHTPMYFFLSNLSFLDICYTSSSIPLFLSSFLTSKKTISFSGCGVQMFLCLAMGATECVLLCMMAFDRYVAICNLLRYPIVMSRVSYVPMAAGSWIAGAVNSAVQTSLAMRLPFCGDNVINHFTCEVLAVLKLARVDIFVNIFKVKT